The following DNA comes from Arvicanthis niloticus isolate mArvNil1 unplaced genomic scaffold, mArvNil1.pat.X pat_scaffold_1694_arrow_ctg1, whole genome shotgun sequence.
GCTCCACTCTACACAGCTGAGCAGTGAGAGGCGGCAGCTAGGGCGCTTTGGGACAGTTGTGGCATGCAGAGTCCCCTCAGGCCTGTCCTGAAAACAACACTTTCTAAGatctgtttggttttctgttgtcAAACAGAGTGCGAAATATTCATTCATAGTAAATGAATTTTAAACTGTTATTCTTAATCTGGTTATAGTTTTAGTAGGCAACTTACTACTTTTGTGGTCTGTCTTTCAGTCAAAATGAGTGATAAACCAGATTTATCAGAAGTGGAACGATTTGATAGAACCAAACTGAAAAAAActattactgaagaaaaaaatactcttCCGTCAAAGGAAAGTAAGTAGTGGGAATTTTGGATGTGACACTGTATAAATCCCATttgccagtttttaaaaattttattttaaatattaattacacATTTTCCGAGATGCAACAGTTTGAATCTCTAGctttatccattaaaaaaaaaaaaaaaaaaccctatgcaAACTACGGTTTTCTTCTATACATAAGTacaaaataaggtggaaagaatAAGTTTAGCACTTAGGTGTGCTCAGGCTTCCCAGACTGGAGGGATATAGGTTTGCTCTTCAGAATGACAGCTTCCTGGAGAAGTTGAAAGTGTAAAGCTGAGAGGCAGTTTTTGCCTTGTCAGCTTGAATTGAGAACTTAAAAATTCAATGAAGTCATCTGAAGAGATGTAAGTTTCTAGTTGTGTAAGGATAAAGCTGAAAGAAATGTTTTGCTCACTCCTCAACTatcactcatatatatatagagaATACATCTATCCTAGTAAGTCTCACAgtaaggtacacacacacacacacacacacacacacacacacacacacacacacacctgtccacTATGAGAATGTGTGGTTAGTGCCTTTGCATTGTAAATGACAAGGCAAGTTAATCAGCCTTTCATGACTTAGTAAGCAGATCTTTTAGAAGAAACTGAACTGAATATTAAGAAAAGctaaaaaagtaaataagagaaaagaaaaagaatattccttctaatgttttttttgtatttttctttccctaGCCATCCAGCAAGAGAAGGAGTTTGtgaaaaaatcataaaatgtggatctctttcaaagaataaacatgAACATTGGCAAATAGTCTTGGTTTTAGGCTTGTTTTTGTAAACCTTTGTGTTTGTAGAAATGTATGACAGCTGCTGATAGCTTCTTACTTCTACCTGACAGTTAAGTGTTACTAAGTACCCAGTTAAGtgtgcttacagtttcagaggttctgtcctTTATCATgtctggaagcatggcagcatgaagtcagacatggtgctggaggaggagctgagagttctgtatccaGATCTGTAggcacagagagggggagggggaagagagggaaaggagagactgggagagagagagggaaggagggagggagggaggaagggagggggagggagagggagagggagggagagagagagagagagagagagagagagcgtgagCGAGCCTGGgcttgggcctggcttgagcatttgaaacctcaaagcccacccccagtgacaacacattctccaacaaagccacatctactccagcAAGATCATCTCTCCTAATGCCTGTCAAGTAGCGCTGCTCCCCAATGGCAAAGCATTCaggtatatgagcctatggaggtcattcctattcaaagcAGCACACCCATTATCCATAGCCAGCAATGTCCATCTATCCCCCAGGAATTCTCATACCT
Coding sequences within:
- the LOC117701662 gene encoding thymosin beta-15A yields the protein MSDKPDLSEVERFDRTKLKKTITEEKNTLPSKETIQQEKEFVKKS